From one Parambassis ranga chromosome 5, fParRan2.1, whole genome shotgun sequence genomic stretch:
- the wnk2 gene encoding serine/threonine-protein kinase WNK2 isoform X1 produces MDSADDSSKDPPLGSTFSSAPNLDSDINANACRPVYENGTDHNVNIQNAAVRGSSDPSAYPSTDYTGLVRQRFIRRSLWVSDSEEQPLDTAEFVNSSPALNIDLRTIVDRSRTRVLHGTRLQETSSTESQVGLKDSATESVSADEEKGDRSETEPKVEVVPSDVTGKAGSDENEEEPGMKAVSTSPGGRFLKFDIELGRGSFKTVYKGLDTDTWVEVAWCELQERKLSKAERQRFKEEAEMLKALQHPNIVRFYDFWESPVKGKKCIVLVTELMTSGTLKTYLKRFKVMKPKVLRSWCRQILKGLLFLHTRTPPIIHRDLKCDNIFITGPTGSVKIGDLGLATLKRASFAKSVIGTPEFMAPEMYEEHYDEAVDVYAFGMCMLEMATSEYPYSECQNAAQIYRKVTSGVKPASYSKVSDPEIKEIIGECICHRWEERYSIKDLLNHAFFAEDTGVRVELNEEDDGKKSSIALKLWVEDAKKLKGKYKDTGAIEFTFDLVNDIPEVVAQEMVESGFFLDSDVKVVGKSIRDRVSLIKWRRERTVSPTGNGEAAVKKRQQNLLQVPNVGVPQGATLTATEYEEQETEQQTLICTVPITTSTTSDSGVSSTMQLDDLNNQQNGPYQSLPEPISTAQMIYSPPAPADPQLQQGAYQQPTAQASHENYTQASTQLHMGTYQQTTGQLHPGALQQPAAQLHPGPYQCQTAVSAPATPGPTTHQGRQTAQSFPATAPTLQTQLTAQPSQDQRHAQPAAILPQLLSADQPASPLSPPDTSTSFPQSVSSAPPPLLPLQISTQVMAPHGTLGDVQLLAAVHPVMPAVQTPLWGSRADTETAAAGLDFPASPPPAPASISVSAAAQVETQASAQGPALVQAQNQPPVPVSAQAAAMLQTPASTFPKTPTSVPVHAPTAVQHPASAPVQAPVSGSGPILELTIVSSVNSDTPSAVGKPQLSVPGLVSGPVPVSLAAPLQPAVPAPPPPALQTVGIQTTVPVPECASLATTQQNLERTCPSSTAQQEPCVEDVLQDKPTSLPSYVCDSVNSDVASGKETSDGYDSFASGGKGDGKPRKHHRKSARTRSRQEKSSKPKLSMLDVCNTGDKMVECQLETHNHKMVTFKFDLDGDAPEEIATYMVENGFILPLEKEIFIDQLKDIVDKAEDMLNEDIEGGRDTTLSCSPLQGQTAEGLVGESLQPGAPQPVYQQNVLHTGKRWFIICPVEETPTPSHTPSDGTTQSPGSSAATQPADSGTARPPTSREDGSSSTMSGGSGGFSYDVYGFCSPPITSNTDPLLLATLSPPVSAPPTLQSMSSVEPASSSVQPSVHQAQPARAQTLPPSSPHTSFPVEDPQGSPLGSISPIHAAQQMADMACPISIAEEVPCCPLVMPLSLDVGTPQVGSPLTPLPLQDPGSAKDQPSVSYAPAARAERPQQPVVLHQPFSSVGGSKVPSLPQSPAPSQHGAGPGESDGEGRLGRGGFVDSTIKTLDEKLRNLLYQEYAPMYPSGSAAETPGSGTEYIQSPPGPDSATGGSGNSTPGPIGEGRYRAGEQLPQIPERLDSLSTLSDSAVCASLSRRQFPHSASCSGTRGRFKIISVPPEVANRRDVKQRSWSSAASPAHPVGYNGSHIQAEVMATSTTIGRFSVVSTEDDITQRTRCSRYSAPPDFYLDTPPSMAKRGSLPRALTSNSVPVDVTVHARFLSSDSGAESSPAKLAHTTPTQRSRTERRGSDLMKRAVAFLRRSGRSSSVQSSDSPSRHGVHGSACASSDNDSEMEDSDIKRELQRLRERHLREISELQAHQRGEVELLYRRLGKVPPPGLGFSHTAPHASRRKRSSKHRLKPGKLLSPLVQQFRNVTTKTNDSSRSSAATGTGEPTVSLNGSPAKGPFPTHSRARSCTSHLPSSTSEPVQTQQPCSLKGSLSSDNIYAGLHGDSAATQAPPGQGWSHYPQPSERVTYKSSSKPRARFLSGPVSLSIWSTLKRLCLGKDRGTRYAASASGASNQSQQLPGGVTPPPHHPVIGLAQAQANNSNNKTSSYRGTSVSANENNLPEDLQRLMDDWAQEVLIVTQRPRTNSLRVSGQQLWDEVVSQRQEQLMSAAEVSSWIAPGPEAWNLPLSWPDSPGTTMITSPPAAPHPWYQLHSPAPFRALSSPLSVSQWPGLLFPVPSGVFAFPSVPSAQDAHGPAPSYQPTDPKARTL; encoded by the exons ATGGATTCGGCGGACGATTCAAGCAAAGATCCGCCACTAGGATCCACATTTTCCTCAGCTCCTAATTTAGACTCGGACATTAATGCAAACGCGTGCAGGCCTGTGTATGAGAACGGGACAGACCACAATGTCAACATACAAAACGCAGCCGTGCGTGGATCGAGTGACCCGAGCGCGTACCCCTCCACGGACTACACGGGGTTGGTTCGCCAGAGGTTTATCCGGCGGAGTTTGTGGGTGTCAGACTCTGAGGAGCAGCCGCTTGATACGGCAGAGTTTGTCAACAGCAGCCCGGCGCTCAACATTGACCTGCGCACAATCGTTGACCGGAGTCGAACCCGCGTCCTCCACGGAACCCGTCTCCAGGAGACCTCCAGCACTGAGAGCCAGGTGGGCCTGAAAGACAGCGCCACAGAGAGCGTGAGCGCGGACGAGGAGAAGGGAGACAGAAGCGAAACCGAGCCCAAGGTGGAAGTGGTGCCATCCGATGTCACCGGTAAAGCAGGAAGTGACGAGAATGAAGAGGAGCCTGGGATGAAGGCTGTGTCCACATCACCTGGGGGGCGTTTCCTCAAGTTTGACATTGAGCTGGGAAGAGGCTCCTTCAAGACCGTCTACAAAGGTCTTGACACCGATACGTGGGTGGAAGTGGCGTGGTGTGAACTCCAG GAACGGAAACTGTCAAAAGCTGAGAGGCAGAGGTTCAAAGAGGAAGCCGAGATGTTAAAGGCTCTCCAGCACCCCAACATCGTGCGGTTTTATGACTTCTGGGAATCACCGGTAAAAGGAAAGAAGTGCATTGTCCTGGTGACCGAGCTGAtgacctcagggactttaaaAAC gtaTCTGAAGCGCTTTAAGGTGATGAAGCCTAAAGTTCTGAGGAGCTGGTGCAGACAGATTCTCAaaggcctcctcttcctccacacgAGGACTCCTCCTATCATCCACAGGGACCTCAAGTGTGACAACATCTTCATCACTGGCCCCACCGGCTCAGTGAAAATTGGAGATCTGGGCCTGGCGACACTGAAGAGGGCCTCATTCGCAAAAAGTGTTATTG GCACTCCAGAGTTCATGGCCCCAGAGATGTATGAGGAGCACTACGATGAAGCTGTGGATGTCTACGCCTTTGGGATGTGCATGTTAGAGATGGCCACCTCAGAGTATCCTTACTCTGAGTGTCAAAATGCTGCTCAGATCTACCGCAAAGTCACCAGT GGGGTGAAACCTGCCAGCTACAGCAAAGTCAGCGACCCAGAAATTAAAGAAATAATAGGAGAGTGTATCTGTCACAGATGGGAAGAAAG gTACTCCATCAAAGACCTCCTGAATCATGCATTCTTTGCAGAGGACACTGGGGTCAGGGTGGAGCTCAATGAGGAAGACGATGGGAAGAAGTCGTCTATTGCTCTGAAGCTGTGGGTTGAGGATGCTAAAAAGTTGAAGGGGAAATACAAAGACACTGGTGCCATCGAGTTTACCTTTGATTTGGTGAATGATATCCCAGAAGTTGTTGCCCAAGAAATG GTAGAATCAGGCTTTTTCCTGGACTCTGATGTGAAGGTAGTTGGGAAGTCCATCCGTGATCGTGTGTCTCTCATCAAATGGAGGAGGGAGCGGACCGTCTCACCAACTGGAAATGGGGAGGCAGCTGTGAAGAAGAGACAGCAGAACCTTCTGCAGGTGCCCAATGTGGGTGTACCACAGGGAGCAACATTAACCGCTACAGAGTATGAGGAACAGGAGACGGAGCAGCAGACTCTGATCTGCACCGTGCCCATCACCACATCTACCACAT CTGACAGTGGAGTGAGCTCTACCATGCAATTAGATGATCTAAACAATCAGCAGAATGGCCCCTACCAGTCGCTTCCAGAGCCCATTTCCACAGCCCAGATGATCTACAGTCCCCCTGCACCAGCTGACCCTCAGCTGCAACAGGGAGCTTACCAGCAACCCACAGCACAGGCCTCACAtgaaaactacacacaagcGTCCACTCAGTTACACATGGGAACCTACCAGCAAACCACAGGTCAGCTGCATCCTGGGGCCTTGCAACAACCTGCAGCACAACTGCACCCGGGGCCTTATCAATGTCAAACA GCAGTTTCTGCTCCAGCTACGCCAGGCCCTACCACGCACCAGGGCAGGCAGACAGCACAGAGCTTCCCAGCTACAGCCCCAACTCTGCAGACACAGCTCACTGCCCAGCCCAGCCAGGATCAG CGCCATGCCCAACCAGCTGCTATCCTGCCCCAG ctgctctctgctgaccAGCCTGCATCTCCCTTGAGTCCTCCTGATACATCTACCAGTTTTCCACAGTCAGTCTCCAGTGCTCCTCCCCCACTCCTGCCCCTGCAGATCAGCACACAG GTGATGGCTCCTCATGGGACTTTGGGAGATGTTCAGCTTTTAGCTGCAGTCCACCCTGTCATGCCTGCTGTTCAGACTCCTCTCTGGGGaagcagagcagacacagaAACTGCTGCAGCTGGCCTAGACTTTCCTGCATCTCCACCTCCAGCCCCAGCTTCCATCTCCGTCTCAGCTGCAGCCCAAGTTGAAACTCAGGCCTCAGCACAAGGTCCAGCTCTGGTGCAAGCACAGAACCAGCCTCCAGTCCCAGTATCAGCTCAAGCTGCAGCAATGCTTCAAACTCCAGCATCAACCTTTCCTAAAACCCCAACTTCAGTCCCAGTACACGCTCCAACAGCAGTGCAACATCCAGCCTCAGCTCCAGTTCAAGCACCAGTTTCTGGCTCAGGCCCCATTTTAGAACTAACAATAGTCTCATCTGTGAACTCAGACACTCCTTCAGCTGTAGGTAAACCCCAGCTCTCAGTCCCAGGTTTGGTCTCAGGCCCGGTCCCTGTCAGTCTGGCAGCACCACTTCAGCCTGCagtccctgctcctcctcctccagctctgcagaCTGTTGGCATCCAGACAACAGTCCCTGTGCCTGAGTGTGCCAGCCTGGCCACAACTCAGCAAAACCTAGAGAGGACATGTCCATCTAGTACCGCTCAACAAGAGCCCTGTGTAGAG GATGTGCTTCAGGACAAACCCACATCTTTACCCAGTTATGTGTGTGACAG TGTCAACTCTGATGTTGCCTCTGGTAAAGAAACTAGTGATGGCTATGACAGCTTTGCTAGTGGAGGCAAAGGGGATGGAAAACCCAGGAAGCACCACCGCAAGTCTGCCCGCACACGTTCCAGGCAAGAGAAGAGCAGCAAACCCAAACTGAGCATGCTCGAT GTTTGTAACACTGGTGATAAAATGGTGGAATGCCAGCTGGAGACTCACAATCATAAAATGGTGACGTTTAAATTTGATCTGGATGGAGATGCACCAGAGGAAATTGCCACTTACATG GTAGAGAATGGATTTATTCTGCCGTTGGAGAAGGAGATATTTATTGACCAGCTGAAGGACATTGTGGACAAAGCTGAAGACATGCTGAATGAAGACATAGAGGGTGGGAGAGACACAACTCTGAGTTGCAGTCCTCTGCAAGGCCAGACAGCCGAGGGGCTAGTAGGAGAG AGTCTGCAGCCTGGAGCACCTCAGCCTGTCTATCAGCAAAATG TTCTTCACACAGGAAAGAGATGGTTCATAATCTGCCCTGTGGAGGAGACACCCACACCCAGTCACACCCCTTCTGATGGGACGACGCAGTCGCCAGGGAGCTCAGCCGCAACTCAGCCTGCTGACAGTGGGACTGCAAGGCCCCCTACATCCAGAG aAGATGGATCTTCCTCCACAATGTCAGGTGGAAGTGGAGGCTTCTCATATGATGTGTATGGATTCTGTAGTCCTCCAATAACCTCCAACACAGACCCGCTCCTTTTAGCGACTCTGTCACCTCCTGTGTCAGCCCCACCCACTCTCCAGTCGATGTCTTCAGTGGAGCCAGCAAGCAGTTCAGTGCAGCCTAGTGTGCATCAAGCCCAGCCAGCCAGAGCTCAGACATTGCCCCCATCGTCCCCACATACGTCCTTCCCAGTGGAAGACCCACAGGGATCCCCTCTGGGTTCCATCTCTCCAATCCATGCAGCTCAGCAGATGGCAGATATGGCATGTCCAATTTCTATTGCTGAAGAGGTGCCCTGCTGCCCTCTGGTCATGCCCTTGTCTTTGGATGTGGGCACTCCACAGGTTGGATCTCCTCTCACTCCTCTTCCCCTCCAAGATCCAGGCTCAGCCAAAGATCAGCCATCTGTCTCCTACGCGCCTGCGGCACGGGCCGAGCGACCGCAGCAGCCCGTGGTGCTTCATCAGCCTTTCTCCTCCGTGGGAGGGAGCAAAGTACCATCACTACCCCAGAGCCCAGCACCATCTCAGCACGGTGCAGGGCCCGGTGAGTCTGATGGTGAAGGGCGGCTAGGACGCGGCGGCTTTGTGGATAGCACCATAAAAACTCTGGATGAAAAACTAAGGAATCTGCTCTACCAGGAATATGCTCCTATGTATCCATCAGGCAGCGCTGCAGAGACTCCGGGATCTGGTACAGAGTACATCCAGTCTCCTCCTGGGCCGGACAGCGCCACAGGAGGATCAGGAAACAGCACGCCAGGGCCAATAGGGGAAGGACGGTACAGGGCAGGAGAACAGCTG CCTCAAATTCCAGAGAGATTGGATAGTTTGAGCACACTGAGTgattctgctgtgtgtg CCTCCTTGTCAAGGAGACAGTTTCCTCACTCTGCTTCCTGCTCCGGAACAAGGGGGCGATTTAAG ATTATCTCTGTTCCTCCTGAAGTGGCGAACAGACGAGATGTTAagcagaggagctggagcagtGCTGCCTCACCAGCACATCCTGTGGGATACAATGGGAGCCACATTCAGGCTGAGGTCATGGCAACTTCCACGACGATCGGCCGTTTCTCTGTGGTGAGCACGGaagatgacatcacacagaggACTCGTTGCAGCCGCTACTCTGCCCCACCTGATTTCTACCTGGACACGCCTCCCTCCATGGCCAAGCGGGGCTCCCTGCCTCGTGCCCTGACCTCGAATTCAGTCCCTGTGGATGTCACAGTCCACGCTCGCTTCCTCTCCTCAGACTCGGGGGCTGAGAGCAGCCCTGCAAAGCTGGCTCATACCACCCCGACTCAACGCTCTCGCACTGAGCGCAGAGGAAGTGACCTCATGAAAAGGGCAGTGGCCTTTCTCCGTCGTTCCGGCCGCAGCAGCAGCGTACAGAGCTCAGACTCACCAAGTAGGCACGGAGTGCACGGCTCAGCCTGCGCCAGCAGCGACAATGACTCAGAGATGGAGGACTCTGACATAAAGAGGGAACTACAGAGACTCAGAGAGAG ACATTTGAGAGAGATCTCAGAGCTTCAGGCTCATCAGCggggggaggtggagctgctgtatCGCAGACTCGGCAAAGTTCCTCCTCCTGGCCTTGGTTTCTCACACACTGCACCACATGCCAGCCGTAGAAAGAGGTCCAGCAAGCACAGACTGAAGCCAGGCAAACTTCTCAGTCCCCTCGTTCAACAATTTAGAAATGTGACAACTAAAACTAACGACTCTAGCAGATCCA gcGCTGCTACCGGGACAGGTGAACCCACAGTAAGTCTAAATGGCTCTCCAGCCAAAGGGCCTTTCCCCACTCACAGCAGGGCTCGGTCATGCACCAGTCACCTTCCCAGCTCAACCTCAGAGCCTGTGCAGACTCAGCAGCCCTGTTCTCTCAAAGGCTCTCTGTCTTCTGATAATATCTACGCTGGACTACATGGAGACAGCGCAGCCACACAAGCTCCACCTGGACAAG GCTGGTCTCATTACCCTCAACCATCTGAGAGAGTGACCTATAAATCGAGTAGCAAGCCACGAGCTAGATTTCTCAGTGGGCCTGTGTCTTTGTCTATCT GGTCAACACTGAAGCGGCTGTGTCTTGGCAAAGACCGTGGCACCA GGTATGCAGCCTCAGCATCAGGGGCTTCCAATCAATCGCAGCAGCTACCTGGCGGTGTCACGCCCCCTCCTCATCACCCAGTGATAGGCCTGGCCCAGGCTCAGGCcaataacagcaacaacaagaCCAGCTCATACAGAGGCACGTCTGTGAGCGCCAATGAAAACAACCTGCCTGAAGACTTGCAAAGACTGATGGACGACTGGGCGCAGGAAGTTCTTATCGTCACCCAGCGGCCACGCACTAACTCTCTGCGTGTCAGCGGACAGCAGCTCTGGGATGAGGTGGTGTCTCAGAGACAGGAACAGCTCATGAGTGCTGCAGAG GTGTCATCGTGGATAGCCCCGGGTCCAGAGGCCTGGAATCTGCCCCTGTCATGGCCTGACAGCCCTGGGACAACAATGATAACCAGCCCACCTGCAGCGCCCCATCCCTGGTATCAGCTACACTCCCCTGCTCCGTTCAGGGCCTTGTCCTCACCTCTCTCTGTTAGCCAGTGGCCTGGGCTGCTCTTCCCTGTTCCTTCAGGAGTCTTTGCCTTTCCTTCTGTGCCCTCAGCCCAGGATGCCCACGGTCCAGCACCATCATATCAGCCGACCGACCCCAAGGCGAGGACTCTGTAG